The following nucleotide sequence is from Glycine max cultivar Williams 82 chromosome 9, Glycine_max_v4.0, whole genome shotgun sequence.
AATGACTAAATGGATAATTAATTCATATCATGAAATCAAGATGCCTCAAGAATTGTTGAACTACCTACGACTTTCCATCACCATATATCACTGATCTTTTTGATTTTGAACAAGTTGCATCTCtgatttctttttctccttgaGAATTACTTGCCTAGGCATCACATCTATTAGGAAGCTTCCCCCATTCCACACTGATGCAGAAATCTTAAGCAATTGGAAGACTACAGACAATTCATATGACAAGAAAATGGGAACAGTCAGAGCCGTGGTTGCCACGGTAAATATGCCTTGAAGAACAATGTACATTAACAAGCGATTTTGATCTCCAAGTAAGCCACTTAAGCGCCACCAAATATTGTTTGCTTTCTGAGCTTTTTTGGAGAGTTCCCTATGCAACAAACAGTTAAGGCAATAAAATGAGAAATGTCAAAGAATGATCAACTACCAATCTAGAACACCTGTAGAAATGCTCATTCATTAGTTACCTGTAGGAAGTCATGACTTCAGGATCTCTTAAAAACCGTTGTTGGCGCAAGACGTTGACAATGAGGAAGTATAGAACCTGCCAGAGAATGTAAACTGCTAAGGGTACCAGAAACAGCCACATCCAGAGATAGGATTTATCCTCAATATAAGGCCATGTAGATCTTCCAGCCATTCCCGCTGGTCGCATGGCTTCAAAGGTTGCAGGATTCCACCATCGAATGGTAAAGAAAACCAATCctggaaaaaaaattgcattaaaaGCATAATAATAACCAAAATGGATGCAACAAGAAACCTAAAGTTGACATGCCTATCACAAATCCAGTCCAATTGTAGCATCTCTAATATTGTGATGTCTAAGTAGAAGTTCAAGTTGTTCCATAGATAAACAAGAATtacatattttcataatatacagaaaaaaatatagtgaTTGAATATGCGGATTTAGGTGGATATTGTTAGATGAAGGCTCGTAAATGGTTTTATATCTAGCAGATATTAAATCATACAAGCACATCAAGAAATGAAGACATCTGAAAATAGATGCGACTCATGCAAGAAACAgaagatagttttttttttctttgggggAGGGGTAGCAACACCCAGTCTGTGACATGAACAGAagtataaaataagataaaaatattgatgtgTTTTGATTTTATGTAGATGACCCTTGATGATATCAATTTGAAGGTCCTTCATATTGTTCTTACACAATACAAATTCCCTGATAAGCATACATTAACAACACATTGAcccaatataattattttgtcaGATATTCTCAATATTTGACTATGGAAAGCATGAGTCTATAATGATCATAGAAGAGTAAGGTTTTccaaaattttattatcttgtaaaaaaaaagagaggactGCTGAAAAAATAAAGGTATATCATACCAGGTAAAAGATGGATAAGAACACTGACAATTTTGTCAACTGAACTGAAAACTAAGCTGCAACGCCAAACAATCAAAGCCCATGCTAATGGCCCCTGCAAAAGCTCTTTGGATAAGTCATAAAGTAGACAAATAAATCATTCTTCTACCAAGTCATCAAATTATCAAGGATAACATGCTTACCTCAGCAAATGAAAAACAAACCAGGAAAAGCTTTTCATTCTTTGGGTAAAAAAGGAGGTAAACCAAGAAAATGGTATTGGCATAATAGCAAAAATCCTGAAACACATGAACAATCACTTAGCCGACTAGTTTTCATTACATAGGTTTCTACTACAGCAACACAAGAAATTAATATGTTAGGAACCTAGCCTAAGTAGATTAATTACTGTAAGGGTATTAAAGGGATTACCATTAGAGATGGTTATAGTTTGTTATAGCAATTTAACAGAATCCCCAAAGTGTAGGCTCTTGTTATGCATAGCTAGTGGTTAGTTGCAAGGCAATATCTGCTATATATATGTACTGCGTCAATACTGAAAAGCAAGCAATGAATTGAGTCTTATTTTCCTTTCTAATTTATTTCCCTTCCTTCTCTAATTCCGGAGGTTCCCTTCCCACGAAGTAAGGA
It contains:
- the LOC100805362 gene encoding glycerophosphocholine acyltransferase 1 — its product is MEEQEAVFHSRNSGSGSASASASAYIISQTIFLCLNRTHMSMSDNEDHADYTDNNSSAKRRFRDRSKEVLSKQAVKLAKQAEEHERFINKVTHFLGVLGFGWFCFIFGARPQAVPLVYCLFYVVFVPLRWIYYRFKKWHYYLLDFCYYANTIFLVYLLFYPKNEKLFLVCFSFAEGPLAWALIVWRCSLVFSSVDKIVSVLIHLLPGLVFFTIRWWNPATFEAMRPAGMAGRSTWPYIEDKSYLWMWLFLVPLAVYILWQVLYFLIVNVLRQQRFLRDPEVMTSYRELSKKAQKANNIWWRLSGLLGDQNRLLMYIVLQGIFTVATTALTVPIFLSYELSVVFQLLKISASVWNGGSFLIDVMPRQVILKEKKKSEMQLVQNQKDQ